In Haloimpatiens massiliensis, the following are encoded in one genomic region:
- a CDS encoding DHH family phosphoesterase, with amino-acid sequence MKSKWLLRTTKIDIKKLSKETNLNPTVVKVLIHRGIKETKDIKRFIESSVKDLHNPLLMEDMEEGTEIIKKSIEMGKKICIYGDYDADGVTSTAILYKALRACGADIKYHVPDRELEGYGMNSERIKKLSEEGVEVILTCDNGK; translated from the coding sequence ATGAAATCTAAATGGCTACTTAGAACTACTAAAATAGATATTAAAAAGCTATCAAAAGAAACAAATTTAAATCCTACAGTGGTGAAAGTTTTGATACATAGAGGAATCAAAGAAACTAAAGATATAAAGAGATTTATAGAATCTTCAGTTAAAGATTTGCACAATCCTCTTTTGATGGAAGACATGGAAGAGGGAACAGAAATAATAAAAAAATCTATAGAAATGGGCAAAAAAATATGTATATATGGAGATTATGATGCTGATGGAGTAACTAGTACTGCTATATTGTATAAGGCATTAAGGGCTTGTGGTGCAGATATTAAATATCATGTGCCAGATAGAGAATTAGAAGGTTATGGTATGAATTCTGAAAGAATAAAGAAACTTAGCGAAGAGGGTGTAGAAGTTATTTTGACTTGTGACAATGGTAAATAA
- a CDS encoding tyrosine-type recombinase/integrase yields MIRVTEIRTLNSTSFLKEYFSDRNKDKNSVIKVNIAKVVLKKEGFNYIILYDENMRVIRSVYKYLNIELGKYSFNYREIVGTALKLFYSYLRVFNFDINNLGIKEINMLKEFLYGESKKGQEYEINITSKRGVNTVNKYIAFYRNYLKFLGIKNEVLNEKTVVAVLKNTDGLLAHTKKKAYDKYAVTDRGYSNDRVVPRYISKDEFAIIMEVIKKEYTLREEIIVGLMYENGLRIGEVLGLTLEDIENNKIIIRNRLSDKPYMLAKTCYKPKNEKDYKNSICGVYMIGYQVILPTEDTMDKLFYYIDEAHGIMSKVNRNNYFKYAKSDKVTNGEDLEGDNYYVFLNKNGAALSISGWNKILRAIFVKAGLKLDRNSKRNNLNHRFRHGFAMKLIKNGATALDVASALRHKGISSVMCYFRPTEKDMFDANNYASQTARNDLQVLDNDEGDSYDE; encoded by the coding sequence ATGATAAGAGTAACTGAAATTAGAACTCTAAATTCAACATCTTTCTTAAAAGAATATTTTAGTGATAGAAATAAAGATAAGAATTCTGTCATTAAAGTTAATATAGCTAAAGTTGTTCTTAAAAAGGAAGGGTTTAATTATATCATACTTTATGATGAGAATATGCGTGTAATAAGAAGTGTTTATAAATATCTGAATATTGAGTTAGGTAAATATTCTTTTAATTATAGAGAAATAGTAGGTACAGCTTTAAAATTATTCTATTCTTACCTTAGAGTATTCAATTTTGACATAAATAATTTAGGTATTAAAGAAATAAATATGCTAAAAGAATTCCTTTATGGAGAGAGTAAAAAGGGTCAAGAATATGAAATTAATATAACTTCAAAAAGAGGTGTTAATACAGTTAATAAATATATTGCCTTTTATAGAAATTATCTTAAATTCTTAGGTATCAAAAATGAAGTTCTAAATGAAAAAACTGTAGTTGCTGTATTAAAAAACACTGATGGACTTTTAGCACATACTAAGAAAAAAGCGTATGATAAGTATGCTGTTACGGATAGAGGCTATTCAAATGATAGAGTAGTCCCAAGATATATAAGTAAGGATGAGTTTGCAATAATAATGGAGGTAATTAAAAAAGAATATACTCTAAGAGAAGAAATAATTGTAGGATTAATGTATGAAAATGGTTTAAGAATAGGTGAAGTTCTTGGTCTTACGCTTGAAGATATAGAAAATAATAAGATTATAATAAGAAATAGACTTAGTGATAAGCCGTATATGTTAGCTAAAACATGCTATAAACCTAAAAATGAGAAAGATTATAAGAACAGTATATGTGGGGTATATATGATAGGTTATCAAGTTATCTTACCTACTGAGGATACAATGGATAAATTGTTTTATTACATTGATGAAGCACATGGAATAATGAGTAAAGTAAATAGAAATAACTATTTTAAATATGCGAAATCCGATAAAGTGACTAATGGAGAGGACCTTGAAGGTGACAACTATTATGTATTTTTAAATAAAAATGGTGCTGCATTAAGTATCAGTGGGTGGAATAAAATATTAAGAGCTATTTTTGTGAAAGCAGGTTTAAAGTTAGATAGAAATTCTAAAAGAAATAATTTAAATCACAGATTTAGACATGGCTTTGCGATGAAGCTGATTAAAAACGGAGCAACAGCTTTAGATGTTGCAAGTGCTCTAAGACATAAAGGAATATCATCTGTCATGTGTTACTTTAGACCGACTGAAAAGGATATGTTTGATGCAAATAATTATGCGTCTCAAACTGCAAGAAATGATTTACAAGTATTAGATAATGATGAGGGAGATAGTTATGACGAATAA
- a CDS encoding YjjW family glycine radical enzyme activase: protein MNKALVNRIIPFSAVDGPGNRTAIFLQGCNFNCRYCHNPETINKCVHCGNCINVCPTGALYFENHKVHWKEELCVKCDNCLKNCSYSASPKVKEMSVEDIIIQIKKVKPFIEGITVSGGECTLQKDFLVSLFTEVKKLGLTCFVDTNASIPLYKDFALLEVMDKAMIDLKSYSLEEHKMLTSMENSIVLKNIEKLSKLNKLYEIRTVIVPDLLDNKSNVHNTSKLLASLNPNIIYKIIKYRPLGVREELINSSTPSKEFMEELQQISINNGCKNVIIV, encoded by the coding sequence ATGAATAAAGCCCTAGTAAATAGGATAATACCTTTTAGCGCAGTAGATGGTCCTGGCAATAGAACCGCTATATTTCTTCAAGGTTGTAACTTCAATTGTCGTTATTGCCATAATCCTGAGACTATAAACAAGTGTGTACACTGCGGGAATTGTATTAATGTTTGTCCTACTGGTGCTCTTTATTTTGAAAACCACAAAGTTCACTGGAAAGAAGAGCTTTGTGTAAAATGTGACAACTGTTTAAAAAATTGCTCTTATAGCGCTTCGCCTAAAGTTAAAGAAATGTCTGTGGAAGATATTATTATACAGATAAAAAAAGTCAAACCTTTTATAGAAGGTATAACTGTTTCTGGTGGTGAATGCACTCTCCAAAAGGATTTTTTAGTTTCTTTATTTACTGAAGTTAAAAAACTAGGATTGACTTGCTTTGTGGACACCAATGCTTCCATACCTTTATATAAAGACTTTGCTCTTCTTGAAGTAATGGATAAGGCTATGATAGATTTAAAATCCTATTCTTTAGAAGAGCATAAAATGCTTACTTCTATGGAAAATAGTATTGTACTAAAAAATATAGAAAAACTTAGTAAATTAAATAAACTATATGAAATAAGAACTGTAATAGTTCCAGATTTGTTAGATAATAAATCTAATGTTCACAATACTAGCAAGTTACTAGCATCTTTAAATCCTAATATAATATATAAAATAATAAAATACAGACCATTAGGAGTTAGAGAAGAACTTATAAATAGTTCCACTCCTTCTAAAGAATTTATGGAAGAATTGCAACAGATATCAATAAATAACGGTTGTAAAAATGTGATTATAGTTTAA
- a CDS encoding YjjI family glycine radical enzyme, whose protein sequence is MDKILNIIKDTTLTYEQKVLSLARAAEDSLDVLNIDKDSKEYLNEGVICDLGEGHAPYRPRYIVPDYEKFMKNGSEFLGLEPAKDILEAVNNLLILYKHVPSITSFPVSLGNIDYLLEPYVQDEQEAYGAIKMFLLHIDRTLTDSFCHANIGPRDSKAGRIILKVQRELQTAIPNITVKYNKNTPEDFAIDCINTALVTAKPSFANDEMFSKELGENYNIVSCYNGLYTGGGSYTLCRLNLAFLAKKAENKEDFLNKVLPNAVDRMARYMDKRVKFLVDESGFFESNFLVKEGLISRENFSAMFGMFGLAECVNSFIFSDKKEDRFGHGEQANKLGLDIIEKLYEEVSKHKAPYCEKSDNKYLLHAQVGIDSDKNISPGCRIPIGEEPELHDHIVQSAPFHKYFPSGIGDIFPFEETAKRNPKFILDIIKGAFSLNMRYFSLYSSDSDVIRITGYLVKKSDIEKLEKGKQALQDTVALGLGAVKNQRVLERKVRKYE, encoded by the coding sequence ATGGACAAAATATTGAATATTATAAAAGACACTACTCTAACTTATGAACAAAAAGTCTTAAGTTTAGCAAGAGCTGCAGAAGATTCTTTAGATGTTTTAAATATAGATAAAGATTCAAAGGAATATTTGAATGAAGGAGTTATATGCGATTTAGGTGAAGGACATGCACCTTATAGGCCTAGATATATAGTTCCTGATTACGAAAAATTCATGAAAAATGGCAGCGAATTTTTAGGTCTTGAACCAGCCAAAGATATATTGGAAGCAGTTAACAACTTACTAATTTTATATAAACATGTACCATCTATAACCTCTTTTCCTGTATCATTAGGCAATATTGACTATTTATTAGAACCTTATGTACAAGATGAACAAGAGGCTTATGGGGCCATAAAGATGTTTTTACTTCACATAGATAGGACTTTGACTGATTCCTTCTGCCATGCAAATATAGGTCCAAGAGACTCTAAAGCAGGCAGAATAATATTGAAAGTACAAAGAGAACTTCAAACAGCTATTCCAAATATTACTGTTAAATACAACAAAAATACTCCAGAGGATTTTGCTATAGATTGTATAAATACAGCACTTGTAACTGCTAAGCCTAGTTTTGCTAATGATGAAATGTTCTCTAAAGAATTAGGTGAAAATTATAATATAGTAAGCTGCTATAATGGTCTTTATACAGGAGGTGGAAGTTATACTTTATGTAGACTTAACCTTGCTTTTCTAGCTAAAAAAGCTGAAAATAAAGAGGATTTCTTAAATAAAGTTCTACCTAACGCTGTAGATAGAATGGCACGATACATGGATAAAAGAGTTAAATTTCTTGTAGATGAAAGCGGATTTTTTGAGAGCAACTTTTTAGTAAAAGAAGGCTTAATCTCTAGGGAAAACTTTTCTGCCATGTTTGGAATGTTTGGTCTTGCTGAATGCGTAAATAGCTTTATTTTCTCTGATAAAAAGGAAGATAGATTTGGTCATGGAGAACAAGCTAATAAATTAGGATTAGATATAATTGAAAAACTATATGAAGAAGTCTCTAAACATAAAGCTCCTTACTGTGAAAAGTCAGATAATAAATACTTACTTCATGCTCAAGTAGGTATAGATAGTGATAAAAACATAAGTCCTGGATGTAGAATACCTATAGGTGAAGAACCAGAACTTCATGATCACATAGTACAATCTGCACCTTTCCATAAATATTTTCCATCAGGTATTGGTGATATATTCCCTTTTGAAGAAACTGCCAAGAGAAATCCTAAATTTATATTAGATATTATAAAAGGTGCTTTTAGTTTAAATATGAGATATTTTTCTCTTTATTCTTCTGATTCTGATGTTATTAGAATCACAGGATATTTAGTTAAAAAATCAGATATAGAAAAATTAGAAAAAGGCAAACAGGCCCTTCAGGACACTGTAGCTTTAGGCCTAGGAGCAGTTAAAAATCAAAGAGTTCTGGAAAGAAAGGTAAGAAAATATGAATAA
- a CDS encoding site-specific integrase, protein MTNKEFNEYVKNYFKYADKNFRKGIINSFNDISVNQLSWDTICKHLNKIRYQKNVLLEFYSHLLDNNIEFGKDTEYLRKNKWIFSLPELGKSTLYFDNFFEGSRPEKIFLYSSDNVKKIFYIDIDSPSLRKILQGYINNRFKFTKNFTQLNIFIKSFKLSLSKCDRMPETYTDFTYETFIEQYKVLKGMTHNRKNDIAFNELRHFYVYLLDMLEKMGETYKIFEESTGIDRVFLKNKKFNNLYEKGFKVINYNKYEDIPKHDKWMLNPNGYEKSSVSIKPLEYRMVNFSVIEDIEMRKLVKEYFIYSNKSLATLLTEIGSIFGYFKFIQNDKIKRESNQVINFGNRKDNYNEIFSEFKILMFIEYKSSKASGYAKAGGSLSQLKRFIEFVDNKKIYNIDSKIYNYFKFKRDSKQLSSKVIVKEDLEKIAKEIKTNMKSGSYNDKIFWFYFYLAISTNFRPSEILSLKRDCIVSTMKTGEYKVVSENINRINMKTKASAGKSIEVNPSEYTLRIIKEAIEFTQELANESPNKIKDLIFIKRDKSGYIVPVSNESIRYHLDKLNKKLELVNGPYAAYDFRHTYMTKLFEDAVKNDKVNLAILASGHKDISTTIKHYIRPDVRNYLETFYKVNIGNIDIKGRIIDNISDINMEMPKDLREVTVGECGGICTGECDIIENIDCLICKKYVVPVDNIPLFEKKLDLLNNQIANEQILHEKEHLVSIKKLYVAYLSAMYSYKKKENN, encoded by the coding sequence ATGACGAATAAAGAGTTTAATGAATATGTTAAAAATTATTTTAAATATGCCGATAAAAATTTTCGTAAAGGTATTATAAATAGTTTTAATGATATTTCAGTAAATCAATTATCATGGGATACTATTTGTAAGCATCTAAATAAAATTAGATATCAAAAGAATGTCCTTTTAGAATTTTATAGTCATTTGTTAGATAATAACATTGAATTTGGAAAAGATACAGAATATTTAAGAAAAAATAAATGGATATTTTCGTTGCCGGAACTAGGTAAAAGCACATTGTATTTTGATAATTTTTTCGAAGGCAGCAGACCAGAGAAAATTTTCCTTTATTCAAGTGATAACGTTAAAAAAATATTTTATATAGATATAGATAGCCCAAGCTTAAGGAAAATATTACAAGGATATATTAATAATAGATTCAAATTTACTAAAAATTTTACTCAACTTAATATATTCATTAAATCGTTTAAACTTAGTTTATCTAAGTGTGATCGAATGCCAGAAACATATACAGATTTTACTTATGAGACATTTATAGAACAATATAAAGTTTTAAAAGGAATGACACATAATAGGAAAAATGACATTGCTTTTAATGAATTACGTCATTTTTATGTATATTTACTTGATATGTTAGAAAAAATGGGGGAAACATATAAAATATTTGAGGAAAGTACAGGCATAGATAGAGTTTTCCTTAAGAATAAAAAGTTTAATAATCTATATGAAAAAGGATTTAAAGTTATCAATTACAACAAATATGAGGATATCCCTAAGCATGACAAATGGATGCTTAATCCGAATGGCTATGAAAAGAGTTCAGTTTCAATTAAACCTTTAGAATATAGGATGGTTAATTTTAGTGTAATAGAAGATATTGAAATGAGGAAATTAGTAAAAGAATATTTTATATATAGTAATAAAAGCTTAGCAACCTTATTAACAGAGATAGGTAGCATTTTTGGGTATTTTAAATTTATCCAAAATGATAAAATAAAAAGGGAATCTAACCAAGTAATTAATTTTGGAAATCGAAAAGATAACTATAATGAAATATTTAGCGAATTTAAAATACTTATGTTTATTGAGTATAAAAGTAGCAAGGCATCAGGATACGCAAAAGCGGGTGGTAGTTTATCACAATTGAAAAGGTTTATAGAGTTTGTTGATAATAAAAAAATATATAATATCGACTCAAAGATTTATAACTATTTTAAATTTAAAAGAGATAGTAAACAATTATCAAGTAAGGTTATAGTAAAAGAAGATTTGGAAAAAATAGCAAAGGAAATCAAAACAAATATGAAAAGTGGAAGTTATAACGATAAGATATTTTGGTTTTACTTTTATCTTGCGATTTCAACTAATTTCAGGCCTAGTGAAATACTAAGCTTAAAAAGAGATTGTATTGTATCAACAATGAAAACAGGTGAATACAAGGTTGTATCAGAAAATATAAATAGAATTAATATGAAAACAAAAGCTTCTGCTGGTAAGAGTATTGAGGTAAATCCGTCTGAATATACGTTAAGAATTATCAAAGAAGCAATAGAGTTTACCCAAGAGTTAGCAAATGAATCTCCTAATAAAATTAAAGATTTAATTTTTATTAAAAGAGACAAAAGTGGTTACATTGTACCAGTTAGTAATGAAAGTATTAGATATCATTTAGATAAACTTAATAAAAAACTGGAATTGGTGAATGGACCTTATGCTGCTTATGATTTTAGGCACACCTACATGACAAAATTGTTTGAGGATGCCGTTAAAAATGATAAAGTTAATCTTGCAATTTTGGCATCAGGTCATAAGGATATTTCAACTACAATTAAACATTATATTAGACCAGATGTAAGAAATTACTTGGAAACATTTTACAAGGTTAATATCGGAAATATTGATATTAAAGGTAGAATAATTGATAATATTAGTGACATTAATATGGAAATGCCAAAAGATTTACGTGAAGTAACTGTAGGTGAATGTGGTGGAATATGTACTGGAGAATGTGATATTATCGAAAATATTGATTGTTTAATTTGTAAAAAATATGTTGTGCCAGTAGATAATATACCACTGTTTGAGAAAAAGCTTGATTTATTAAATAATCAAATTGCAAATGAGCAAATTCTACACGAAAAAGAGCATTTGGTTTCAATAAAAAAATTGTATGTTGCTTATTTATCAGCAATGTATTCTTATAAGAAGAAGGAGAATAATTAG
- a CDS encoding aminotransferase class V-fold PLP-dependent enzyme: MYNNINNKNFKKLIVGAYCKVPICNGTSTYYINFDNAATTPAFLAVMDKLNKFAPWYSSIHRGTGYKSKLSTDMYNLCRTVVANFVKADLSKDEVLFVKNTTEGINKLSYLLKGDKSNEDKDIVLCTFMEHHSNDLPWRNKFNVIYINVDQYGKLCMDDLEAKLKKYSGRIKLVAVSGASNVTGYINPVHQIASLAHENGAKILVDGAQLIPHVPFTMKPHDSSSHIDFLAFSAHKMYAPFGCGVLIGPKDFFNNNISEQVGGGTIKIVTPEEIAWADSPDNQEAGTPNLMGALALCASIDVLNSIGMDVIYKHEDTLKKYALSKLYTIEDVKIYCKKDDYQNTVSIIPFNINGLYHGNVARALSEHWGIGVRSGCFCAHPYVERLLNVPKDEIEYMMRNPDNPKKGLVRISFGLYNTLQEIDIFVNAIKYIVKNKQKFKISDE, translated from the coding sequence ATGTATAATAATATAAACAACAAAAATTTTAAAAAATTAATAGTTGGAGCCTACTGCAAAGTTCCTATATGTAATGGTACCTCAACCTACTATATAAATTTTGATAATGCCGCTACAACACCTGCTTTTTTAGCGGTTATGGATAAACTAAATAAATTCGCTCCATGGTATTCCTCTATTCATAGGGGTACTGGATACAAATCCAAGCTATCCACTGATATGTATAATTTATGTAGAACCGTAGTTGCAAATTTCGTTAAAGCTGATTTAAGTAAAGATGAGGTTCTATTTGTAAAAAATACTACCGAGGGTATTAACAAACTTTCTTATTTATTGAAAGGTGATAAAAGTAATGAGGATAAAGATATTGTACTATGTACGTTTATGGAGCATCACTCCAATGATTTACCTTGGAGAAATAAGTTTAATGTGATTTATATAAACGTGGACCAATATGGTAAACTTTGTATGGATGACTTAGAAGCTAAACTAAAAAAATATAGTGGCAGGATTAAATTAGTTGCAGTTTCTGGCGCCTCAAATGTAACTGGTTATATAAATCCAGTGCATCAAATAGCCTCCTTAGCTCATGAAAATGGGGCTAAGATTTTAGTAGATGGGGCTCAGCTTATACCACACGTACCATTTACTATGAAGCCTCACGATTCTTCCAGTCACATTGATTTTTTAGCTTTTTCCGCTCATAAAATGTACGCTCCATTTGGATGTGGAGTTCTAATTGGACCTAAAGATTTTTTTAATAACAATATTTCTGAGCAAGTAGGTGGCGGAACTATAAAAATAGTTACTCCAGAAGAAATAGCTTGGGCAGACTCTCCAGATAATCAAGAGGCAGGTACTCCAAACTTAATGGGTGCTCTTGCATTATGTGCTTCAATAGATGTTTTAAATTCCATTGGTATGGATGTAATTTACAAGCATGAAGACACTTTAAAAAAATACGCTCTTTCCAAACTTTATACCATAGAAGATGTAAAAATATATTGTAAAAAAGATGATTATCAAAATACAGTTTCTATAATTCCTTTTAATATAAATGGATTATATCATGGAAATGTAGCTAGGGCCCTTTCAGAGCATTGGGGTATTGGAGTTAGAAGTGGATGCTTTTGTGCACATCCTTATGTAGAAAGGCTTTTAAATGTTCCAAAAGATGAAATAGAGTACATGATGCGTAATCCTGACAATCCAAAGAAAGGCTTAGTAAGGATAAGCTTTGGTTTATATAACACCTTACAAGAAATAGATATTTTTGTAAATGCCATTAAATATATTGTAAAAAACAAACAAAAATTTAAAATTTCTGATGAATAG
- a CDS encoding GerMN domain-containing protein produces the protein MKKIMYFILCSLLAVSFVGCGKTSSNSNEKEQKEKAAVSAEKDGDNKDSEQKQENTKKETVKKVFLYFVDDQAMYLNKEEVELGEVTPEILIKKLQEGPKEKNHYPAVPKDAEIKVSVKENVAYVDLEKNIATKINAGSTGESMFVYSISNTLILNKDLGINEVKFLIDGKDIETINGHMDTSGKFKANENIVK, from the coding sequence ATGAAAAAAATTATGTACTTTATATTATGTTCTTTACTTGCTGTAAGTTTTGTAGGCTGTGGTAAAACTAGCAGCAATTCAAATGAAAAGGAACAAAAAGAAAAAGCAGCAGTGTCTGCAGAAAAAGATGGTGACAACAAGGATTCAGAACAAAAGCAAGAGAATACGAAAAAAGAAACTGTTAAGAAAGTTTTTCTATATTTTGTAGATGATCAAGCTATGTATTTAAATAAGGAAGAAGTAGAATTAGGTGAAGTTACACCAGAAATTTTAATTAAAAAGTTACAGGAAGGGCCAAAGGAAAAAAATCATTATCCTGCAGTGCCAAAGGATGCTGAGATTAAGGTAAGTGTAAAGGAAAATGTTGCCTATGTGGATTTGGAAAAGAATATCGCTACAAAGATAAATGCTGGATCTACAGGAGAAAGTATGTTTGTGTATTCTATATCTAACACATTAATCTTAAACAAGGATTTGGGAATAAATGAAGTTAAATTTTTAATAGATGGAAAAGACATAGAAACCATTAATGGACATATGGACACTAGTGGTAAATTCAAGGCTAATGAAAATATAGTTAAATAG
- a CDS encoding TIM barrel protein → MDKLLFGISGLPLGEDEKKFTYKTGIEYLKNYGLDAMELPFVRSVNVTEKNKAGILKAKEDNKFYLSAHGSYFINLNAEEDEKQEKSLERILKGAEALQKVGGRSLIFHPGFYLKKSKDETLNKIKENLSKLPYFGVDYRLETTGKGTQFGSLEELVSLCKDLPHCKLCIDFSHLHARYNGALKDYNDFANILKYIKDNLGQEALEDLHMHLSGINYGPKGEKNHLPLMESDFNYKACLKALKDFHVKGCLICESPILERDAILLKETYYNFC, encoded by the coding sequence ATGGATAAATTATTGTTTGGTATTTCAGGTCTCCCTTTAGGAGAAGATGAAAAAAAATTCACATACAAAACTGGTATAGAATATCTTAAAAACTATGGTTTGGATGCTATGGAACTTCCTTTCGTAAGATCTGTAAATGTAACAGAGAAAAATAAGGCTGGTATATTAAAAGCAAAGGAAGACAATAAATTTTACCTATCTGCTCATGGTTCTTATTTCATAAATTTGAATGCAGAAGAAGATGAAAAACAAGAAAAATCATTAGAAAGAATATTAAAGGGAGCTGAGGCACTACAAAAAGTTGGTGGAAGAAGCCTTATATTTCATCCTGGATTTTATTTAAAAAAAAGCAAGGATGAAACCCTTAATAAAATTAAAGAAAATCTAAGCAAGCTTCCTTATTTTGGAGTGGATTATAGACTTGAAACCACTGGTAAAGGCACACAATTTGGTTCTCTAGAAGAATTAGTCTCCCTATGTAAAGATTTGCCTCACTGTAAGCTTTGTATAGATTTCTCCCATTTACACGCTAGATATAATGGAGCTTTAAAAGATTATAATGACTTTGCCAATATTCTAAAATATATAAAAGATAATTTAGGACAAGAGGCTTTAGAAGATTTACACATGCATTTATCTGGAATAAATTATGGCCCCAAAGGAGAAAAAAATCACCTTCCCTTAATGGAAAGTGATTTTAACTATAAAGCTTGTCTAAAAGCTTTAAAGGATTTTCATGTAAAAGGATGCCTTATCTGTGAAAGCCCTATTTTAGAAAGAGATGCTATTCTCCTTAAGGAAACTTATTATAATTTTTGTTAG